One window from the genome of Cryptomeria japonica chromosome 6, Sugi_1.0, whole genome shotgun sequence encodes:
- the LOC131051051 gene encoding calcium-binding protein CP1-like has translation MCPPTERSEMRGLRGPSPTVKEVFNVLDKDGDGRIAFNDIQDFFNNHKQTHLSREEIESMISVADRKHNGFVEFEEFEGLMTGLMRVEQKNEGNSALEEAFRVMDKDGDGVLSVGDLKSFMGEAMHQLNDEDVVEMIEAAGASAQSGICYKDFLALMITMINGSL, from the coding sequence atgtgCCCTCCAACTGAGAGAAGCGAGATGAGGGGATTGAGGGGCCCTTCCCCCACTGTGAAAGAGGTCTTCAACGTCTTAGACAAAGATGGAGATGGAAGAATTGCTTTCAATGATATCCAAGACTTCTTCAACAACCACAAACAAACTCATCTTAGCAGAGAGGAGATTGAATCCATGATCTCTGTTGCAGACAGAAAGCATAATGGGTTTGTGGAGTTTGAAGAGTTTGAAGGGCTTATGACTGGTTTGATGAGGGTGGAACAAAAGAATGAAGGAAACAGTGCATTGGAGGAGGCATTCAGAGTGATGGACAAGGATGGAGATGGGGTTTTGAGTGTGGGAGATTTGAAGAGCTTCATGGGTGAGGCAATGCACCAATTGAATGATGAGGATGTGGTGGAGATGATAGAGGCAGCTGGTGCTTCTGCTCAGTCAGGCATCTGCTATAAGGATTTTCTGGCTCTCATGATCACCATGATAAATGGGTCCCTGTGA